A region of Streptomyces sp. NBC_01788 DNA encodes the following proteins:
- a CDS encoding TadE/TadG family type IV pilus assembly protein: protein MNMRAGTGKRLSAGRLRSDSGQVAVELLGMTPTILITLVLLWQCVLLGYTYTLAGNAADEAVRAGTAADRGARNAACSQAGLDKLSAAWRRGAQVGCETSNGYVRAHVDLKVPVLFPGAIGFPFTVTGQAGAVEEATN from the coding sequence ATGAACATGCGGGCAGGCACAGGGAAGAGGCTGTCGGCCGGCCGGCTGCGCTCGGACAGCGGGCAGGTCGCCGTCGAGTTGCTGGGCATGACGCCCACGATCCTCATCACGCTGGTGCTGCTGTGGCAGTGCGTGCTGCTGGGGTACACGTACACGCTTGCGGGGAATGCTGCCGACGAGGCGGTACGGGCGGGCACGGCGGCCGATCGCGGCGCCAGGAACGCCGCCTGCAGCCAGGCCGGGCTCGACAAGCTGTCGGCGGCGTGGCGAAGGGGGGCCCAGGTGGGCTGCGAGACGAGCAACGGCTACGTACGGGCGCACGTGGACCTCAAGGTGCCCGTCCTCTTCCCCGGCGCGATCGGCTTCCCCTTCACGGTCACGGGCCAGGCCGGCGCCGTAGAGGAGGCGACGAACTGA
- a CDS encoding pilus assembly protein TadG-related protein gives MQARRYNDAGQAFPIYITVVGGLLFLAFAYLAVGQAAANRNGAQTAADAAALAAAQDTRDQLAGKWVDIVLDPTKWQDLLNGKAAQIDGCRRANQLAQLNQAHVYRCRPSFLRYTVYVQTDKPVGKSIVPGTEDKHSKAHASAVIKPLCTFDPPLGGSENQDVLPRLTCENNRYWDLDPHHLTDLPRPEDLFDVHLAD, from the coding sequence ATGCAAGCTCGTCGATACAACGACGCAGGGCAGGCCTTCCCCATCTACATCACGGTGGTGGGGGGCCTGCTCTTTCTCGCGTTCGCATACCTGGCGGTCGGCCAGGCGGCGGCCAATCGAAACGGGGCGCAGACGGCGGCAGACGCGGCGGCCCTGGCGGCGGCGCAGGACACCCGGGACCAGCTGGCGGGCAAGTGGGTCGACATCGTGCTCGATCCCACCAAGTGGCAGGACCTGCTCAACGGCAAAGCGGCGCAAATAGATGGCTGTCGGCGCGCGAATCAGCTCGCGCAGCTGAACCAGGCGCACGTGTACCGCTGCCGGCCGTCGTTCTTGCGGTACACGGTGTACGTCCAGACCGACAAGCCGGTCGGGAAGTCCATTGTTCCCGGCACCGAGGACAAGCACTCCAAGGCGCATGCCAGCGCTGTCATCAAGCCGCTGTGCACGTTCGACCCTCCCCTCGGGGGTTCCGAGAATCAAGACGTACTCCCGCGACTCACCTGCGAGAACAACAGGTACTGGGACCTCGATCCGCACCATCTCACGGACCTGCCGCGACCCGAGGACCTCTTCGACGTCCATCTGGCCGACTGA
- a CDS encoding type II secretion system F family protein has product MDLSTLVTLTTGVTLLTCVLAVAGLHAYSSGKAQRAALVDRLSQTGQTPVGRRRRFPTLDRRLRRTKLGRGLELRLAATGLDVTPGEFLVYMLATVAALWLIGQAALAPFFGPLAGLLGIWAAMQFLNWQRQKRIEKFINQLPELARILANATQAGLALRTAIGMAAEELEAPAGEELAKVAHQLALGASMDDALAELADRLPSRELVVLVTTLVLSNRAGGQVVSALRNLTETLEERKETRREIRTQLSQVNMTSYAVPVLGIGALFLMNGVKAGALDRMTASPIGQGAVIIAFALYAVGFVLIRRMSRIDV; this is encoded by the coding sequence ATGGATCTGAGCACCCTCGTCACCCTCACCACCGGAGTCACCCTGCTGACCTGCGTGCTGGCCGTCGCGGGCCTGCACGCCTACAGCTCCGGCAAGGCCCAGCGGGCGGCCCTCGTCGACCGGCTCTCCCAGACAGGCCAGACCCCCGTCGGCCGCCGGCGCCGCTTCCCCACCCTCGACCGCCGCCTGCGCCGCACGAAACTCGGCCGCGGGCTGGAGCTGAGGCTCGCCGCGACCGGCCTGGACGTCACCCCGGGCGAGTTCCTCGTCTACATGCTCGCCACCGTGGCCGCCCTCTGGCTGATCGGCCAGGCCGCCCTGGCCCCCTTCTTCGGACCGCTGGCCGGCCTGCTCGGCATCTGGGCGGCGATGCAGTTCCTCAACTGGCAGCGCCAGAAGCGGATCGAGAAGTTCATCAACCAACTCCCCGAACTGGCCCGCATCCTGGCCAACGCCACCCAGGCGGGCCTCGCCCTGCGCACCGCGATCGGCATGGCGGCTGAGGAGCTGGAGGCCCCGGCGGGCGAGGAACTGGCCAAGGTCGCCCATCAGCTGGCACTCGGCGCGTCGATGGACGACGCGCTGGCGGAGCTCGCGGACCGGCTGCCCTCACGGGAACTGGTCGTCCTCGTCACCACCCTGGTCCTGTCCAACCGGGCCGGCGGCCAGGTGGTGAGCGCCCTGCGCAACCTCACCGAGACCCTGGAGGAGCGCAAGGAGACCCGCCGCGAGATCCGCACCCAGCTCTCCCAGGTCAACATGACCTCCTACGCGGTCCCGGTACTGGGTATCGGCGCGCTGTTCCTCATGAACGGCGTCAAGGCCGGCGCCCTGGACCGCATGACCGCCTCCCCGATCGGCCAGGGCGCGGTGATCATCGCCTTCGCGCTCTACGCCGTCGGCTTCGTCCTCATCCGCCGCATGTCCCGCATCGACGTCTAG
- a CDS encoding CpaF family protein — protein MSLRARINSPEEKGNRGEDGHLVASYRAKLLEEIDLAEMSSLAAAERRVRLERVLGHIISREGPVLSTVERSQLIRRVVDEALGLGILEPLLEDASITEIMVNGPDAIFVERGGRVEQLPLRFASDDQLMQTIERIVSTVNRRVDESNPMVDARLPSGERVNVIIPPLSLTGPTLTIRRFPRSFTLQELIGFGSLDEHMLYLLAGLVQAKFNVIVSGATGTGKTTLLNALSGLIPQDERIITIEDSAELQLQQAHVIRLESRPPNVEGRGHVTIRDLVRNSLRMRPDRIVVGEVRGGESLDMLQAMSTGHDGSLATVHANSAEDALTRLQTLASMSDVEIPFVALHDQINSAVDVIVQLTRFADGARRITEIAVLDSHGGEPYRLATVARFAARPMAADGRIYGAFEYHPLPRRTADRLYMASQPIPQAFGVAQSADQLATREAR, from the coding sequence ATGAGCCTCCGCGCACGCATCAACTCCCCCGAGGAGAAGGGCAACCGGGGCGAGGACGGCCACCTCGTCGCCTCGTACCGGGCCAAGCTCCTGGAGGAGATCGACCTCGCGGAGATGAGCTCGCTGGCCGCCGCCGAGCGCCGGGTACGCCTTGAGCGGGTGCTCGGGCACATCATCAGCCGGGAGGGCCCGGTCCTTTCGACCGTGGAGCGCTCGCAGCTGATCCGCCGGGTCGTCGACGAGGCCCTGGGCCTCGGCATCCTCGAACCCCTCCTGGAGGACGCCTCCATCACCGAGATCATGGTGAACGGACCCGACGCGATCTTCGTCGAGCGCGGCGGCCGGGTCGAGCAACTGCCCCTCCGCTTCGCCTCCGACGACCAGCTGATGCAGACGATCGAGCGGATCGTCTCCACGGTCAACCGCCGCGTGGACGAGTCCAACCCGATGGTCGACGCCCGTCTGCCCTCCGGCGAGCGCGTCAACGTCATCATCCCGCCGCTGTCGCTGACCGGTCCCACCCTCACCATCCGCCGCTTCCCCCGCTCCTTCACCCTCCAGGAGCTGATCGGCTTCGGCTCGCTCGACGAGCACATGCTGTACCTGCTGGCCGGACTGGTGCAGGCGAAGTTCAACGTCATCGTCTCCGGAGCCACCGGCACCGGGAAGACGACCCTCCTCAACGCCCTGTCCGGGCTGATCCCCCAGGACGAGCGCATCATCACCATCGAGGACTCCGCCGAACTCCAGCTCCAGCAGGCGCATGTGATCCGGCTGGAGTCCAGGCCGCCGAACGTGGAGGGCCGCGGCCACGTCACCATCCGCGACCTGGTGCGCAACTCCCTGCGTATGCGCCCCGACCGCATCGTCGTCGGTGAGGTCCGCGGCGGTGAGTCGCTCGACATGCTCCAGGCGATGTCGACCGGCCACGACGGCTCGCTCGCCACCGTGCACGCCAACAGCGCCGAGGACGCGCTGACACGCCTGCAGACCCTCGCCTCCATGTCCGACGTGGAGATCCCCTTCGTCGCCCTGCACGACCAGATCAACAGCGCCGTCGACGTGATCGTCCAGCTCACCCGGTTCGCCGACGGCGCCCGCCGCATCACCGAGATCGCCGTGCTCGACAGCCACGGCGGCGAGCCGTACCGGCTGGCCACCGTGGCCCGCTTCGCCGCCCGGCCCATGGCGGCCGACGGCCGGATCTACGGCGCCTTCGAGTACCACCCGCTGCCACGCCGCACCGCCGACCGCCTCTACATGGCGAGCCAGCCCATCCCCCAGGCCTTCGGCGTCGCCCAGTCCGCAGACCAACTGGCCACCCGAGAAGCCAGGTAG
- the cpaB gene encoding Flp pilus assembly protein CpaB, translating to MNSRQRRGVILLILSVICALAAFAGVLSVISDVKSKVGPEVAAYQLRTDVAPYTTLSTGQFEKVKMPKRWLSPNAVTDLAQIQGKIAVTTLRKGSLLQSDMIVNQPALQPGQQEVAIMIDAATGVAGKITPGSTVNVYATFGGQRQGDPAQSKIIVTNAKVLDVGRITALQPNADNRAQQPTDAVPITFALSTIDAQRITYAESFAQRVRLALVAPGSDTSVPAKDRTYELANDK from the coding sequence ATGAACTCCCGTCAGCGCCGCGGCGTGATACTCCTGATCCTGTCCGTCATCTGCGCCCTCGCCGCGTTCGCGGGCGTGCTCTCCGTCATCAGCGACGTCAAGTCCAAGGTCGGCCCCGAGGTCGCCGCCTACCAGCTGCGCACGGACGTCGCGCCGTACACGACGCTGAGCACGGGTCAGTTCGAGAAGGTCAAGATGCCCAAACGGTGGCTGTCGCCGAACGCCGTCACCGACCTCGCGCAGATCCAGGGCAAGATCGCGGTCACCACCCTGCGCAAGGGTTCCCTGCTGCAGAGCGACATGATCGTGAACCAGCCCGCCCTGCAACCGGGCCAGCAGGAGGTCGCCATCATGATCGACGCGGCGACCGGCGTGGCCGGCAAGATCACACCGGGCTCCACGGTCAACGTCTACGCCACCTTCGGCGGACAGCGGCAGGGCGACCCCGCCCAGTCGAAGATCATCGTGACCAACGCCAAGGTCCTCGACGTCGGGCGGATCACCGCGCTCCAGCCGAACGCCGACAACCGGGCCCAGCAGCCCACCGACGCCGTCCCGATCACCTTCGCGCTCTCCACCATCGACGCCCAGCGCATCACCTACGCCGAGTCGTTCGCCCAGCGGGTCAGGCTCGCGCTGGTCGCCCCCGGCAGCGACACCAGCGTCCCGGCCAAGGACCGGACCTACGAACTCGCGAACGACAAGTGA
- a CDS encoding AAA family ATPase, with product MTTRILPAVGDADAARSITTLLSQLPDAEPVAPVADSTQLIDTLARLAAESVDELPEIVVVHERIGPVPALELIREVALRFPAVGVILVTSDASPGLFSAAMDSGARGLVALPLSYEELVSRVQAVAQWSVGVRRHLGHGGEVFTGAGGRVVTVSGAKGGVGATLTAIQLALAAQASGRATALVDMDLQSGDVASFLDVQFRRSVVDLAAITDISPRVLADAIFRHDSGLALLLAPGEGERGEEVTDRAARQIVSALRSRYEIVVLDCGAQMSGASAAAVEMADTALLLTTPDVVAVRAAKRTVRMWDRLQIRKAEETTVVVNRHTRATEIQPPLIQKITGTPVAGTAVPAGFKELQGSVDAGRIHELDSKSTVKQALWGLAGELGIVKAPEADRKGGRLRGDRGSVSFRRRREAGG from the coding sequence ATGACCACCAGGATCCTTCCGGCCGTCGGCGACGCCGACGCGGCCCGGTCCATCACCACCCTGCTCAGCCAGCTCCCCGACGCCGAGCCGGTGGCCCCGGTCGCCGACTCCACCCAGCTCATCGACACCCTGGCACGCCTGGCCGCCGAGTCCGTCGACGAACTGCCCGAGATCGTGGTGGTGCACGAGCGGATCGGCCCGGTACCGGCCCTGGAACTGATCCGTGAAGTGGCCCTGCGCTTCCCGGCGGTCGGTGTCATCCTCGTCACCTCCGACGCCAGTCCCGGCCTGTTCTCGGCCGCGATGGACTCGGGCGCGCGGGGACTGGTGGCCCTCCCGCTGAGCTACGAGGAACTGGTCAGCCGGGTACAGGCGGTGGCCCAGTGGTCGGTGGGCGTACGGCGCCATCTGGGCCACGGCGGCGAGGTGTTCACCGGGGCCGGCGGCCGGGTGGTGACGGTGAGCGGGGCCAAGGGCGGGGTGGGCGCCACCCTCACGGCGATACAACTCGCCCTCGCCGCACAGGCGTCCGGGCGCGCCACGGCCCTGGTCGACATGGACCTCCAGTCCGGTGACGTCGCCTCCTTCCTGGACGTCCAGTTCCGCCGCTCCGTCGTCGACCTCGCGGCCATCACCGACATCTCCCCGCGCGTCCTGGCCGACGCGATCTTCCGCCACGACAGCGGGCTCGCGCTGCTGCTCGCCCCAGGCGAGGGCGAGCGCGGCGAGGAGGTCACCGACCGGGCCGCCCGCCAGATCGTCAGCGCGCTGCGCTCCCGCTACGAGATCGTCGTCCTGGACTGCGGCGCCCAGATGAGCGGGGCGAGCGCGGCGGCCGTCGAGATGGCGGACACCGCGCTGCTCCTGACCACTCCGGACGTGGTCGCGGTGCGCGCGGCCAAGCGGACCGTACGGATGTGGGACCGGTTGCAGATCCGCAAGGCCGAGGAGACGACGGTCGTCGTCAACCGCCACACCCGGGCGACCGAGATCCAGCCGCCGCTCATCCAGAAGATCACCGGCACGCCGGTGGCGGGCACGGCGGTCCCCGCCGGCTTCAAGGAGCTCCAGGGCTCGGTGGACGCCGGCCGCATCCACGAACTGGACAGCAAGAGCACGGTCAAGCAGGCGCTGTGGGGACTCGCCGGCGAACTCGGGATCGTCAAGGCGCCCGAGGCCGACCGCAAGGGCGGACGGCTGCGGGGCGACCGGGGGTCGGTGAGTTTCCGGCGGCGCAGGGAGGCAGGTGGATGA
- a CDS encoding Flp family type IVb pilin, which translates to MTDLMLKTAVATKVRVNGWKNTTAESLRRRADDRGQTAVEYLGIIAVVVAIVLAITGTSIGQSILDAITQKISEVTGG; encoded by the coding sequence ATGACCGACCTGATGCTGAAGACCGCGGTCGCGACCAAGGTCCGCGTGAACGGCTGGAAGAACACCACGGCCGAGTCGCTGCGCCGCCGCGCCGACGACCGGGGGCAGACCGCGGTCGAGTACCTGGGCATCATCGCGGTGGTGGTGGCGATCGTGCTGGCGATCACGGGGACGAGCATCGGTCAGTCGATTCTCGACGCAATCACGCAGAAGATCTCCGAGGTCACCGGCGGCTGA
- a CDS encoding histidine kinase — MATTEERTGLLRRRPRIPEITTPPAGTVLPAHVRTGAPDIPVTSVTPELPPGWEPVEPSQGPSAADGERSPQGPPATGDDGRTSGVGGNPDPPEDRVPTTQPAPAEPSAPEAEKLQISALQAMCRHVFAFRLAMIALAAPVALVNAAPGLATRLVSAAVVVTFMGSYVLFRDWERFGPLLLRHPTLLALDTLFGALLLIAAGPDSTLAYVSVCTPLLAGLVYGWRGAALFASLQSLILLVVSTSSEELSPVLAQAALLPGLCVIAGAAGVTVRNLLLRFGEATRALTTVQARLAVTEAVGAERARLAREMHDSVAKTLHGVAMAADGLAGSAGADRMDAALVKQQAELVARSARRAAAEARELLTDLRRENDPDHGTDVLAELVARTRDFASRTGLSAAYRPIGEPGVPPVPPAVARQLLTIASEAMENAHRHAAPTHVEVSAGVHGDLLRISVYDDGRGLPPGTSLEQLRRAGHFGLVGMVERAASVGARIRIGRGAHPKGTEVRIELPLGALTTPTV; from the coding sequence ATGGCGACGACGGAGGAACGCACCGGGCTGCTGCGCCGCCGCCCGAGAATCCCCGAGATCACCACCCCTCCGGCGGGCACGGTCCTGCCGGCCCACGTCCGCACGGGCGCGCCGGACATCCCGGTGACGTCGGTGACGCCGGAGCTGCCGCCGGGGTGGGAGCCGGTGGAGCCGTCGCAGGGACCTTCTGCCGCCGACGGCGAACGGTCCCCGCAGGGGCCACCCGCAACCGGCGACGACGGCCGCACGAGTGGCGTGGGCGGGAACCCGGACCCGCCCGAGGACCGGGTGCCCACCACGCAACCCGCACCCGCGGAGCCATCGGCACCCGAGGCAGAAAAACTGCAGATCAGCGCGTTGCAGGCGATGTGCCGCCACGTCTTCGCCTTCCGCCTCGCGATGATCGCGCTCGCCGCCCCCGTCGCCCTGGTGAACGCGGCCCCCGGACTGGCCACCCGCCTGGTCAGCGCCGCGGTGGTCGTCACCTTCATGGGCTCCTACGTTCTGTTCAGGGACTGGGAACGCTTCGGCCCCCTGCTCCTGCGGCACCCCACGCTCCTCGCCCTGGACACCCTCTTCGGCGCCCTCCTCCTGATCGCGGCGGGCCCGGACAGCACGCTGGCCTACGTCAGTGTCTGCACCCCGCTGCTCGCCGGACTCGTGTACGGCTGGCGCGGCGCGGCCCTGTTCGCCTCGCTCCAGTCGCTGATCCTGCTCGTCGTCTCCACCAGCTCCGAGGAACTGTCCCCGGTCCTGGCCCAGGCCGCCCTCCTCCCCGGCCTGTGCGTCATCGCGGGCGCGGCCGGAGTCACCGTGCGCAACCTGCTCCTCCGCTTCGGCGAGGCCACCCGGGCGCTGACCACGGTCCAGGCCCGTCTCGCCGTCACCGAGGCGGTCGGTGCCGAACGGGCCCGCCTGGCCCGCGAGATGCACGACTCGGTGGCGAAGACCCTGCACGGCGTGGCCATGGCCGCCGACGGTCTTGCGGGCTCGGCGGGCGCCGACCGCATGGACGCGGCTCTGGTGAAGCAGCAGGCGGAACTGGTGGCCCGCTCGGCCCGCCGGGCGGCCGCCGAGGCGCGCGAGCTGCTGACCGACCTGCGCCGCGAGAACGACCCGGACCACGGCACCGACGTACTCGCCGAACTCGTCGCCCGCACCCGCGACTTCGCCTCCCGAACCGGACTGAGCGCCGCGTACCGCCCGATCGGCGAGCCGGGTGTGCCGCCGGTGCCGCCGGCCGTGGCCCGTCAGCTCCTGACCATCGCGTCGGAGGCGATGGAGAACGCCCACCGGCACGCGGCGCCCACGCACGTGGAGGTGAGCGCGGGAGTCCACGGCGACCTGCTGCGGATCAGCGTGTACGACGACGGCCGCGGCCTGCCGCCCGGCACCAGCCTCGAACAGCTACGCCGGGCGGGCCACTTCGGCCTGGTCGGCATGGTCGAGCGGGCGGCCTCGGTCGGCGCCCGCATCCGTATCGGCCGCGGCGCCCACCCCAAGGGAACGGAGGTCCGCATCGAACTGCCCCTGGGAGCCCTGACGACACCGACCGTATGA
- a CDS encoding DUF5936 domain-containing protein, protein MALLLALVMGLGVWGVFAGIRMYRAEARLPGDLALALEVGSTRTGAVDSLVDRLGMRYAPAVLRLMGPKRVAKYRRRIDLAGNPGGLTIDRYAARRAVYGFLGGLGGLVFLLRGQLFMALLLFAFGAFWTEVGIWSAIRIRKDVIERTLPDFLDVLAVVVSAGLGFRQALDRVADKYAGPWADELRITLRQMDLGMSRRQAFAELRRRNDSEQVAMFVTALQQGEELGAPIVDTLVALAKDMRRTDAQNARRKAARAVPKATMMITTFMVPATMILLGAGLILGSGVDFGSLTGTGK, encoded by the coding sequence ATGGCACTGCTGCTCGCACTCGTGATGGGCCTCGGCGTATGGGGCGTCTTCGCCGGCATCCGCATGTACCGCGCAGAGGCCCGGCTGCCCGGCGACCTGGCGCTGGCCCTGGAGGTGGGCTCCACCCGCACAGGCGCGGTCGACTCCCTCGTCGACCGCCTCGGCATGCGCTACGCCCCCGCCGTGCTGCGTCTGATGGGCCCCAAGAGGGTGGCGAAGTACCGACGCAGGATCGACCTGGCGGGCAACCCCGGCGGCCTCACGATCGACCGTTACGCGGCCCGGCGCGCGGTCTACGGGTTCCTGGGGGGCCTCGGCGGACTCGTGTTCCTCCTGCGGGGCCAGCTCTTCATGGCCCTGCTCCTGTTCGCCTTCGGCGCCTTCTGGACCGAGGTCGGCATCTGGTCGGCGATCCGCATCCGCAAGGACGTGATCGAGCGGACGCTGCCGGACTTCCTCGACGTGCTCGCGGTCGTGGTGAGCGCGGGCCTCGGCTTCCGCCAGGCCCTGGACCGCGTCGCCGACAAGTACGCGGGCCCCTGGGCGGACGAACTGCGCATCACCCTGCGCCAGATGGACCTCGGCATGAGCCGCCGCCAGGCCTTCGCGGAGCTGCGCCGCAGGAACGACTCCGAACAGGTCGCCATGTTCGTCACCGCCCTCCAGCAGGGCGAGGAACTGGGCGCGCCCATCGTCGACACGCTGGTGGCCCTGGCCAAGGACATGCGCCGCACCGACGCGCAGAACGCCCGCCGCAAGGCCGCCCGCGCGGTGCCCAAGGCCACCATGATGATCACCACGTTCATGGTCCCGGCCACGATGATCCTCCTCGGCGCGGGTCTGATCCTCGGCTCGGGCGTGGACTTCGGCTCCCTCACGGGTACGGGCAAGTAG
- a CDS encoding response regulator transcription factor — MPDRTTPNPFEGFPQPAQAVPLRVVVADDNPVVRAGLTALLSGRADITVVAEAADGRAAWEAAQQHRPDVVLLDVRMPGVDGLSALPYLVRIAPVMMLTYSSESEIVQEALRLGAGGYLVHGEFTAGQLVTAVRDVKEGRAHFTPTAAGALVARLRRDQPPADAIAHDHTFPTSQETGPTAKTLSHLQPSVGQSSSGWTGGRPAAVDRSRFQLSAREAEIMDLIASGMTNQQIAATCFISEKTVKNHINRIFAKLHSTSRSEAAAKWLGTAPGSSRGLG; from the coding sequence GTGCCGGACCGGACGACTCCCAACCCCTTCGAGGGCTTTCCACAACCCGCGCAGGCCGTGCCCCTGCGCGTCGTCGTGGCCGACGACAACCCCGTGGTCCGCGCCGGCCTGACGGCGCTGCTCTCCGGCCGCGCGGACATCACGGTGGTCGCGGAGGCCGCCGACGGCCGCGCCGCCTGGGAGGCCGCCCAGCAGCACCGTCCCGACGTCGTCCTGCTCGACGTCCGCATGCCCGGCGTGGACGGCCTCTCCGCCCTGCCGTACCTGGTCCGGATCGCCCCGGTGATGATGCTGACCTACAGCAGCGAGTCGGAAATCGTCCAGGAGGCCCTGCGCCTGGGTGCGGGCGGCTACCTGGTCCACGGCGAGTTCACGGCCGGCCAACTCGTCACCGCCGTACGTGACGTCAAGGAGGGCAGGGCCCACTTCACTCCTACGGCGGCGGGCGCGCTGGTGGCCCGACTACGCCGCGACCAGCCGCCGGCAGATGCGATTGCACACGATCACACCTTCCCAACGTCGCAAGAAACAGGACCTACCGCCAAAACCCTTTCGCATCTGCAACCATCTGTGGGACAGTCTTCGTCTGGATGGACAGGTGGCCGTCCGGCTGCCGTCGACAGGTCGAGGTTCCAACTCAGCGCGAGGGAGGCGGAGATCATGGACCTCATCGCGTCCGGCATGACCAACCAGCAGATCGCCGCCACCTGCTTCATCAGCGAGAAGACCGTCAAGAACCACATCAACCGCATCTTCGCCAAGCTCCACAGCACCAGCCGCTCCGAGGCCGCCGCCAAGTGGCTCGGCACGGCACCGGGTTCGTCACGAGGGCTGGGGTGA
- a CDS encoding OmpA family protein, translated as MTPTRLTLALTAAGVMVAANLYGAVAARADSGPSVPPGTEPSASAPVKVDPSDPDLKLPEGATLAEPKVLDIKSVVEEQGGEERREDTNTDVTFALQAEVLFAKDSAKLSSQAKARIDTIAQEIKKQKPSQVRVFGFTDNLGTHAHGVVLSKQRANAVQDILSQELNDSNITFDVRGYAEQYPIADNSTEDGRKKNRRVEVTFPRTQN; from the coding sequence ATGACCCCCACCCGTCTCACCCTGGCCCTCACAGCCGCCGGCGTCATGGTTGCCGCGAACCTCTACGGTGCCGTGGCCGCCCGTGCCGACAGTGGTCCCAGCGTGCCCCCGGGCACTGAGCCGTCCGCCTCCGCCCCCGTGAAGGTCGACCCGAGCGATCCCGACCTCAAGCTGCCCGAGGGGGCCACCCTCGCCGAGCCCAAGGTGCTGGACATCAAGTCGGTGGTCGAGGAGCAGGGCGGTGAGGAACGCCGTGAGGACACCAACACGGACGTGACGTTCGCCCTCCAGGCCGAGGTGCTGTTCGCCAAGGACAGCGCGAAACTGAGCAGTCAGGCGAAGGCCCGGATCGACACGATCGCGCAGGAGATCAAGAAGCAGAAGCCGAGCCAGGTCCGCGTCTTCGGCTTCACTGACAACCTCGGCACACACGCGCACGGCGTGGTCCTGTCCAAGCAGCGCGCCAACGCCGTTCAGGACATCCTGTCCCAGGAGTTGAACGACTCGAACATCACCTTCGACGTGCGCGGCTACGCCGAGCAGTACCCCATCGCGGACAACTCCACAGAGGACGGCCGCAAGAAGAACCGCCGAGTGGAGGTCACGTTCCCCCGCACTCAGAACTGA
- a CDS encoding TadE family protein → MPYQRVRRDRRRRDRGQAAIEYLGFIPILMLLAMAVIQIGLIAYTAQQAGTAARAGARAASLRQGAGQACANAVSDWLTGRTSCLPSYGGKEVTVTAAVDIPSIVPGWHFGKAHKTATMPLDH, encoded by the coding sequence ATGCCGTACCAGCGCGTACGCCGCGACCGCCGCCGCCGCGACCGGGGCCAGGCCGCCATCGAGTACCTGGGATTCATCCCGATCCTCATGCTGCTCGCCATGGCCGTCATCCAGATCGGCCTCATCGCCTACACCGCCCAGCAGGCCGGCACGGCGGCCCGCGCCGGGGCGCGCGCGGCCTCGCTCCGGCAGGGAGCCGGGCAGGCCTGTGCGAACGCGGTCAGCGACTGGCTGACGGGCCGCACCAGCTGCCTGCCCTCGTACGGCGGCAAGGAGGTCACCGTCACCGCGGCCGTCGACATCCCCTCGATCGTGCCCGGCTGGCACTTCGGCAAGGCCCACAAGACCGCGACGATGCCGCTCGACCACTGA